From the genome of Halorussus caseinilyticus, one region includes:
- a CDS encoding PAS domain S-box protein has translation MTGPVRVLYVAPNASTGEALESEFADDRPAVELSYVTSVERALVTLEIERVGHVVLDAETGTETRRGPESAIRRAHPDVRVDVVSEADAEIASEATGGQLRRPGPERVRVLARRIESLVASETVTDGGVEGDHFRALAEGLSDAILVIDTDSVVRFANAAVEETFGYSPDELVGEPLTKLMAPDLAERHREGIERYLEDGERHVDWDYLELPGQRRDGTEVMLGVSFSEFTSGGDLRFTGIVRDITERKRRESELRDRIRQQEALATFSQRALRDDPLDDLMDEAVELVADTLDHEYCKVLELRPESDDLLLRSGVGWREGAVGSATVGTERDSQAGYTLLSSEPVVVTDLDSETRFSGPDLLTSHDVNSGISTIIGSPENPWGILGTHDTDERSYAEYDVQFVQSIAHILTTVVQRRERERGLERSEAMLDAVSDGVYALDADSRFVAVNDAYVELTGYDRADLLGEHASTVVGPDLYEDAKWIQTALEGDEDVVTMEATMPTADGDSVPVEARVAPLRLGDVMGRVGVVRDVSDRKRREEKLASLNEMLQSLADAESHTSICDLGVDAAVETLGFPNAAVALYDTEGNSLVSTVRRWSGGDIDDVLLSGHGDDVAWRTFVESESKAFDDLGTELDADTEMKSALVVPLGKHGVFVAAAPERGAFDATDRSLADMLCSNVRSALDRAERESELRNQRNDLREKNRELERVNRLNSVIREITKALTEASSQEDVMQAMCNRLTEAGPYRFAWFGTYDRVTDEIHPEAWAGSGEGYLEDIEVSADAESSHGRGPAGRAVRTGELQVQNDLLGDPPFEPWREQALKRGYRASVSVPVRYGGTLWGVLNLYASESGVFDAMERTVLSELGETIGYALNALEQREALVSERSIELDFRIHGTGSPVLEFVDRTGAEFEFETAVQRRDGRLHAFFTIRNAPPEETLQYVEDVSWIEDVHLVTERDGEYLYECALADQSFLRSLMDRGAMPRTLTASEEEGRFVIRLPQSADVRAFVDLFENYYDDVELVARRERDEPVMTRQDFESELAERLTERQAEVLRMAYFSGFFDWPRGSTAEEIAQALDVSQPTVSRHIRGAERVLFGLLFEES, from the coding sequence ATGACCGGCCCGGTTCGCGTTCTCTACGTCGCTCCGAACGCATCGACGGGCGAAGCCCTCGAATCAGAGTTCGCCGACGACCGACCCGCAGTCGAACTCTCGTACGTCACGAGCGTCGAACGGGCGCTGGTCACGCTCGAAATCGAGCGAGTCGGCCACGTCGTTCTCGACGCCGAGACTGGGACCGAGACCCGTCGCGGTCCTGAGAGCGCCATCCGTCGCGCACACCCCGACGTGCGAGTCGATGTGGTGTCGGAGGCCGACGCCGAAATCGCGTCCGAGGCGACCGGCGGTCAGTTGCGTCGGCCCGGACCCGAACGGGTTCGGGTCCTCGCGCGACGAATCGAGTCGCTCGTCGCGTCCGAAACGGTCACGGACGGCGGCGTCGAAGGCGACCACTTCCGGGCGCTCGCGGAGGGACTCTCCGACGCCATCCTCGTCATCGACACCGATAGCGTCGTCCGGTTCGCCAACGCCGCCGTCGAAGAGACGTTCGGTTACTCGCCGGACGAACTCGTCGGCGAACCGCTGACGAAGCTCATGGCCCCGGACCTCGCCGAGCGACACCGCGAGGGAATCGAGCGCTACCTCGAAGACGGCGAGCGTCACGTCGATTGGGACTACCTCGAACTGCCCGGTCAGCGACGGGACGGGACCGAAGTGATGCTCGGCGTCTCGTTCAGCGAGTTCACCTCGGGCGGCGACCTGCGGTTCACCGGCATCGTCCGGGACATCACCGAGCGCAAGCGACGCGAGTCGGAACTCCGCGACCGGATTCGCCAGCAGGAAGCCCTCGCGACGTTCTCCCAGCGCGCGCTCCGGGACGACCCGCTCGACGACCTGATGGACGAGGCGGTCGAACTCGTCGCCGACACCCTCGACCACGAGTACTGTAAGGTCCTCGAACTCAGGCCCGAGTCCGACGACCTACTGCTCCGGTCGGGCGTCGGGTGGCGAGAGGGAGCCGTCGGGTCCGCCACCGTCGGCACCGAGCGCGACTCGCAGGCGGGGTACACGCTCCTCTCGTCGGAACCGGTCGTCGTCACGGACCTCGACTCGGAAACGCGGTTCTCCGGCCCGGACCTGCTCACCTCCCACGACGTGAACAGCGGCATCTCCACGATAATCGGGTCGCCCGAGAACCCGTGGGGAATTTTGGGCACGCACGACACCGACGAACGGTCGTACGCCGAGTACGACGTGCAGTTCGTCCAGAGCATCGCCCACATCCTCACGACGGTCGTCCAGCGGCGCGAACGCGAGCGAGGACTCGAACGCTCCGAAGCGATGCTCGATGCGGTCAGCGACGGGGTGTACGCCCTCGACGCCGATTCGCGGTTCGTCGCGGTCAACGACGCGTACGTCGAACTCACCGGTTACGACCGCGCGGACCTGCTCGGCGAACACGCCTCGACGGTCGTCGGCCCGGACCTCTACGAGGACGCGAAGTGGATACAGACCGCGCTCGAAGGCGACGAGGACGTGGTGACGATGGAAGCGACGATGCCGACTGCGGACGGCGACTCGGTTCCTGTCGAGGCCCGAGTCGCGCCGCTTCGCCTCGGCGACGTGATGGGTCGGGTCGGGGTCGTCCGCGACGTGTCCGACCGCAAGCGCCGCGAGGAGAAACTCGCCTCGCTCAACGAGATGCTCCAGTCGCTGGCCGACGCCGAGTCCCACACCAGCATCTGTGACCTCGGCGTCGATGCCGCAGTCGAGACGCTCGGGTTCCCGAACGCGGCGGTGGCGCTGTACGACACCGAGGGGAACAGTCTGGTCTCGACGGTCCGGCGGTGGTCCGGCGGGGACATTGACGACGTGCTTCTGAGCGGTCACGGGGACGACGTGGCGTGGCGGACCTTCGTAGAGAGCGAGTCGAAGGCGTTCGACGACCTCGGGACCGAGTTGGACGCCGACACCGAGATGAAGAGCGCGCTCGTGGTTCCGCTCGGTAAACACGGCGTGTTCGTCGCCGCGGCACCCGAACGGGGCGCGTTCGACGCCACCGACCGGTCGCTCGCGGACATGCTGTGTTCGAACGTCAGGTCGGCGCTCGACCGGGCCGAGCGCGAATCGGAACTCCGGAACCAGCGCAACGACTTGCGGGAGAAAAACAGGGAACTCGAACGAGTCAACCGACTCAACAGCGTCATTCGGGAAATCACCAAGGCGCTGACCGAGGCGTCGTCTCAAGAGGACGTGATGCAGGCGATGTGCAATCGGTTGACCGAGGCGGGACCCTATCGGTTCGCGTGGTTCGGCACCTACGACAGAGTTACCGACGAGATTCATCCCGAAGCGTGGGCCGGTTCCGGGGAGGGGTATCTAGAGGACATCGAGGTCAGCGCCGACGCCGAGAGTTCCCACGGCCGCGGACCTGCTGGTCGGGCGGTCCGGACGGGGGAGTTGCAGGTCCAAAACGACTTGCTCGGCGACCCGCCCTTCGAACCGTGGCGTGAACAGGCGTTGAAGCGCGGCTATCGAGCGAGCGTCTCGGTTCCTGTCCGCTACGGCGGGACGCTCTGGGGCGTCCTCAACCTCTACGCGAGCGAGTCGGGAGTCTTCGACGCGATGGAGCGGACGGTGCTGTCGGAACTCGGAGAGACCATCGGCTACGCGCTGAACGCCCTCGAACAGCGGGAAGCGCTCGTGAGCGAGCGGTCGATAGAACTCGACTTCCGAATCCACGGGACGGGGAGTCCGGTCCTCGAGTTCGTAGACCGGACCGGCGCGGAGTTCGAGTTCGAGACCGCGGTCCAGCGCCGCGACGGCAGACTTCACGCCTTCTTCACTATCCGGAACGCACCGCCCGAAGAGACTCTCCAGTACGTCGAAGATGTCTCGTGGATAGAGGACGTACACCTCGTGACCGAGCGCGACGGCGAGTATCTCTACGAGTGTGCGCTGGCCGACCAGTCGTTCCTCCGGTCGCTGATGGACCGCGGCGCGATGCCCCGGACGCTGACCGCCAGCGAGGAGGAAGGCCGGTTCGTGATTCGCCTCCCGCAGAGCGCCGACGTGCGGGCGTTCGTGGACCTCTTCGAGAACTACTACGACGACGTGGAACTGGTCGCGCGCCGGGAACGCGACGAACCGGTGATGACCCGGCAGGACTTCGAGTCCGAACTCGCCGAGCGACTCACCGAGCGACAGGCCGAAGTCCTCCGGATGGCGTACTTCAGCGGTTTCTTCGACTGGCCCCGCGGAAGCACGGCCGAGGAGATAGCCCAAGCACTCGACGTGTCCCAACCGACGGTGAGTCGCCACATCCGCGGTGCCGAACGGGTGCTGTTCGGCCTGTTGTTCGAGGAATCGTGA
- a CDS encoding class I SAM-dependent methyltransferase, which translates to MNEADANRRDDAETARDDVRATYDYIADHFAQTREYAWPEVEEFVSRGDSASVALDLGCGNGRHAELLAERADRVVAADVSRGLLENARERASDRGFDADLVQADAARLPLRDATVGLAVYVATLHHLPTRAARVGSLDELARVLAPEGRALVSAWSTAADRFDGDESETESASESRADETRETGFDTTVEWTLPGGETVDRFYHIYSPAEFESDVAESALEMVDFEVSSGNCYGVVRATKQ; encoded by the coding sequence ATGAACGAGGCGGACGCGAACCGCCGCGACGACGCCGAGACCGCACGAGACGACGTGCGGGCGACCTACGACTACATCGCCGACCACTTCGCCCAGACCCGCGAGTACGCGTGGCCGGAAGTCGAGGAGTTCGTCTCCCGCGGTGACTCCGCTTCGGTCGCGCTGGACCTCGGATGTGGCAACGGCCGCCACGCCGAACTGCTCGCCGAGCGCGCCGACCGGGTGGTCGCCGCGGACGTGAGCCGCGGGTTGCTCGAAAACGCCCGTGAGCGCGCCTCGGACAGGGGTTTCGACGCCGACCTCGTGCAGGCCGACGCCGCGCGATTGCCCTTGCGGGACGCGACGGTCGGACTGGCGGTGTACGTCGCCACGCTCCACCACCTGCCGACTCGTGCCGCCCGCGTCGGGAGTCTGGACGAACTCGCCCGCGTCCTCGCGCCCGAGGGTCGCGCGCTCGTGAGTGCGTGGAGTACGGCCGCCGACCGATTCGACGGCGACGAGAGCGAGACCGAAAGCGCCTCGGAGAGTCGAGCGGACGAGACCCGCGAGACGGGTTTCGATACGACCGTGGAGTGGACCCTACCGGGCGGCGAAACCGTAGACCGGTTCTACCACATCTACTCGCCCGCGGAGTTCGAGTCGGACGTGGCCGAGAGCGCGCTGGAGATGGTGGACTTCGAGGTGTCGAGCGGGAACTGCTACGGCGTGGTCCGCGCGACGAAACAGTAA
- a CDS encoding DUF2298 domain-containing protein has protein sequence MEYALVLLWFAVFQALAFVALPLAARLFPRFPDRGAAFALPVALVVVTTVGYWVGHVAFGRWTAVVGVAALAGLSGLVLWTDRSLGRDGDARSENLLLARAYAETMIVFAVAFAFLVAVRSVDPGIYPGGGEKFLDFGILKSLLRADALPPGDMWWAGDHVLYYYGGHLAAGLLAHLTGTEAQFAYNLALSGFYAALVTAAYGLAGAMADARGTSRRTAGTLGAFFVGFAANLVIAVTGVIWLLPDSTAQGVADWVAKPIAESSSGELVTRGLDSFGYWGPSRVIPETINEFPLFSFLNGDLHAHMVSTPFLLLVAALGYSYYRSGPGAVRRRRVLAFGVLPVVVGFIGLVNVWSFPTGLGVVWLAVLFSPGDPMALFPGVSADSSAETVADGRGANGGGAAADLAGLSLRGETRRIAGAFAATGVVAVVAIAWAAPFVFGILLRSAGNRSIAVLPDPASAVGLLLVHGTFLAVFAAYLWPRARAAFDVDPARFGVLAAALAGFAWLLNYPVVALVVPLLVVGWLLLRTVGDGGTVADGTDAEGVGYETVLLVAGAGLVTLVEFVYVQDSAATGRFNTVFKVYMQVWVLWATAAGTALASSVAPSGPSEWTLPGVGIDRSEVMVGFAAVLVVSTGLYGAMALGGHFTADQHRTDDPTLDGKAFVEDYHPDEAAAIAWLDDREGQPHIVSPPGHDVYAWSSPASSLTGLPTVVGWVYHEGIYRGHDTAEARAEEVDVVYTGSWADRAERLRRYDVEYVYVGPQARERYDDEDLRFSQYPGVEVAFREDGVVVYRVHQSKL, from the coding sequence ATGGAGTACGCGCTCGTCCTGCTCTGGTTCGCCGTGTTTCAGGCGCTCGCGTTCGTCGCACTGCCGCTGGCGGCCCGGTTGTTTCCCCGCTTTCCCGACCGGGGCGCGGCCTTCGCCCTCCCCGTCGCGCTAGTCGTCGTGACCACCGTCGGCTACTGGGTCGGCCACGTCGCGTTCGGTCGGTGGACCGCAGTCGTCGGTGTCGCGGCCCTCGCCGGACTGTCCGGTCTCGTTCTGTGGACCGACCGCTCGCTCGGACGAGACGGAGACGCTCGGTCCGAGAATTTGCTTCTCGCGCGCGCGTACGCGGAAACAATGATAGTATTCGCCGTCGCGTTCGCGTTCCTCGTCGCGGTCCGGTCGGTGGACCCCGGCATCTACCCCGGCGGCGGTGAGAAGTTCCTCGACTTCGGCATCCTGAAGTCGCTCCTGCGGGCCGACGCCCTGCCTCCGGGCGACATGTGGTGGGCAGGCGACCACGTTCTCTACTACTACGGCGGCCACCTCGCGGCCGGACTCCTCGCCCACCTCACGGGCACCGAAGCCCAGTTCGCGTACAATCTGGCGCTCTCGGGGTTTTACGCCGCGCTCGTCACCGCGGCCTACGGACTCGCGGGCGCGATGGCCGACGCGCGCGGGACCTCGCGCCGGACCGCGGGAACGCTCGGGGCCTTCTTCGTCGGGTTCGCGGCCAACCTCGTCATCGCGGTCACGGGGGTAATCTGGCTCCTGCCCGACTCGACGGCGCAGGGTGTCGCCGACTGGGTGGCCAAGCCAATCGCCGAATCGTCGTCGGGCGAACTCGTGACGAGGGGACTCGACTCCTTTGGCTACTGGGGTCCGAGTCGGGTGATTCCCGAAACCATCAACGAGTTCCCGCTGTTCTCGTTCCTCAACGGCGACCTTCACGCCCACATGGTCAGCACGCCGTTCCTGCTTCTGGTCGCCGCGCTCGGGTACTCCTACTACCGGTCGGGTCCCGGCGCGGTCCGACGGCGGCGCGTCCTCGCGTTCGGCGTCCTTCCGGTCGTGGTCGGCTTCATCGGACTCGTCAACGTCTGGAGTTTCCCGACAGGTCTCGGCGTGGTGTGGTTGGCGGTCCTGTTCTCGCCGGGCGACCCGATGGCGCTGTTCCCCGGCGTCTCGGCCGACTCGTCGGCCGAGACGGTTGCGGACGGAAGGGGCGCGAACGGTGGGGGCGCGGCCGCAGATTTGGCCGGACTCAGCCTTCGCGGGGAGACCCGCCGAATCGCTGGCGCGTTCGCCGCGACTGGCGTCGTCGCCGTCGTCGCAATCGCGTGGGCCGCGCCGTTCGTCTTCGGCATCCTCCTGCGCTCGGCGGGCAACCGGAGCATCGCGGTCCTGCCCGACCCCGCCAGCGCGGTGGGTCTCTTGCTGGTCCACGGCACCTTCTTGGCGGTGTTCGCGGCCTACCTCTGGCCGCGGGCGCGCGCCGCGTTCGACGTGGACCCCGCCCGATTCGGCGTGTTGGCCGCGGCGCTGGCCGGGTTCGCATGGTTGCTGAACTACCCGGTAGTGGCGCTGGTCGTCCCCCTGCTGGTGGTCGGGTGGCTACTGCTCCGAACGGTCGGCGACGGCGGGACCGTCGCCGACGGCACCGACGCCGAAGGCGTCGGCTACGAGACGGTACTGTTGGTCGCGGGGGCCGGACTCGTCACGCTGGTCGAGTTCGTCTACGTGCAGGACAGCGCGGCTACCGGGCGGTTCAACACGGTGTTCAAGGTGTACATGCAGGTGTGGGTCCTCTGGGCCACCGCCGCGGGGACCGCGCTGGCGTCGTCGGTCGCGCCCTCGGGACCGTCGGAGTGGACGCTTCCGGGCGTGGGCATCGACCGCTCGGAGGTCATGGTCGGATTCGCCGCGGTCCTCGTGGTCTCGACCGGACTCTACGGCGCGATGGCGCTCGGCGGGCACTTCACCGCCGACCAACACCGGACCGACGACCCGACGTTAGACGGGAAGGCGTTCGTGGAGGACTACCACCCAGACGAGGCGGCGGCCATCGCGTGGTTGGACGACAGGGAGGGCCAACCCCACATCGTCTCCCCGCCGGGCCACGACGTGTACGCGTGGAGCAGTCCGGCCTCGTCGCTGACCGGACTGCCGACCGTCGTCGGGTGGGTGTACCACGAGGGCATCTACCGGGGCCACGACACCGCCGAAGCGCGGGCCGAAGAAGTCGATGTCGTCTACACCGGGTCGTGGGCCGACCGCGCCGAACGTCTCCGGCGCTACGACGTGGAGTACGTCTACGTCGGACCGCAGGCGCGCGAACGATACGACGACGAGGACCTCCGGTTCTCGCAGTATCCGGGCGTCGAAGTGGCGTTCCGCGAGGACGGCGTGGTCGTCTACCGCGTCCACCAGTCGAAGCTCTGA
- a CDS encoding DUF7576 family protein yields the protein MTETCIRCGDAIPSDEWHPVATVRDEDGEVEIYDFCSEACRTAWQSDD from the coding sequence ATGACCGAGACGTGTATCCGCTGTGGGGACGCCATCCCGTCCGACGAGTGGCATCCGGTCGCTACCGTCCGCGACGAAGACGGCGAAGTCGAGATATACGACTTCTGCTCCGAAGCGTGCCGAACCGCGTGGCAGAGCGACGACTAA
- a CDS encoding HalOD1 output domain-containing protein codes for MSGDTFEKRSTSQRVITAVAEATDSDPTEVGPLYHVIDPDALDRLFSPTRGSGRNGGHVEFTFGGCDVVVSGNGDVEVTERGVAAELADENDSAHRLGTDLDETA; via the coding sequence GTGAGTGGGGATACCTTCGAGAAGCGTTCGACCAGTCAGCGCGTCATCACCGCCGTCGCCGAAGCGACCGATAGCGACCCGACCGAGGTGGGACCGCTCTACCACGTCATCGACCCCGACGCGCTGGACCGTCTGTTCTCGCCGACCAGAGGGAGCGGCCGGAATGGGGGCCACGTAGAGTTCACCTTCGGTGGGTGCGACGTGGTTGTGTCCGGGAACGGCGACGTGGAAGTGACCGAACGCGGCGTTGCGGCCGAACTCGCCGACGAGAACGACAGCGCCCACCGTCTCGGAACCGACCTCGACGAAACCGCGTGA